A genomic window from Syngnathus typhle isolate RoL2023-S1 ecotype Sweden linkage group LG18, RoL_Styp_1.0, whole genome shotgun sequence includes:
- the mybpc2b gene encoding myosin binding protein Cb isoform X2: MPSKTVPAAKADVPEVTELTGLFVEKPPDHVTAIAGKDLILTAKVDSSSLVKKPVMKWLKGKWMDLSSKAGKHMQFKETYDRETKIYTYEMMVNKVVAGDAGGYRCEVTSKDKCDSSSFEIAVEASQQDQHADILSTFKRADAGEDDGDLDFSALLKAAKKKRPEKVEEEVDVWELLKSAHPSEYEKIAFKYGITDLRGMLKRLKKMRVEPKHSEAFLTKMESCYTVDKGKRIVLKCEVMDSNVQVKWLKNGQEIKPSAKYLMETNGNIRTLTINKTTLADDAAYECVVGEDKSFTEVFVKEPPVTITKLMDDYHVVVGERVEFEIEVSEEGAHVMWFYGDEEIVKDTASTKYRFKKDGKKHTFIIQEATLEDIGMYHAWTNGGHTKGELEVEEKKLEVLQDIADLTVKATEQALFKCEVSDEKVTGKWYKDGVEVMPSERIKMTHVGRFHRLIIDDVKPGDAGDYTFVPDGYALSLSAKLNFLEIKIDYVPRQDPPKIHLDTTGNMVSNNNIILVAGNKLRLDVDITGEPAPTVVWSKGDQPITENSGRVRVESRKDSSCFVIEGAEREDEGNYTIVVTNPAGQDKAVLNIKIIDVPDAPEHVKCTTVGEDCATIIWEAPKFDGGAALKGYLMERKKQGSSRWTKLNFDVYESTTYEAKKMIEGVLYEMRVFAVNSIGMSQPSLTSKPFMPIAPTSEPTRLTVNDVTDTTCSLKWLAPERIGAGGLDGYVIEYCKDGDTEWVVANTDLCEKQSYVVRGLPVGEKINFRVVAVNIAGRSAPAVMSEPVTIREIMERPKIRLPRHLRTKYIRKVGEKINLTIPFQGKPRPVANWFKDGQPVDPKIINVRTSNVDTILFIRSAEREHSGTYELVLKIENMEDRASFQLRVVEKPGPPLNVRVSDVWGFNAALEWDPPTDDGNCEITGYTIQKADMKTKEWFTIYEHNKRTHCTASDLIMGNEYMFCVYSENLCGLSEEPRQSKNTATIAKTGGNLTVLEIVSVIILLSPRIVALQVNLNPYQEMDMSCVPKFTQPLVDRTVVAGYSTAISCAVRGFPKPKIVWMKNKMILGEDPKYLMQNNQGVVTLNIRKPSPFDGGKYTCVAINELGKDEVECKLDIRVAVDPHQD; encoded by the exons ATGCCTTCTAAGACGGTCCCTGCAG CGAAAGCGGATGTGCCCG AGGTGACAGAGCTCACTGGGCTCTTCGTGGAGAAGCCGCCAGATCATGTGACCGCTATTGCAG GAAAGGATTTGATCCTCACTGCCAAGGTTGACTCGAGCTCCTTGGTAAAGAAACCCGTGATGAAATGGCTGAAGGGGAAGTGGATGGATTTGAGCAGCAAGGCTGGGAAACACATGCAGTTCAAAGAAACATACGACAGGGAGACAAAG ATCTACACTTATGAAATGATGGTCAACAAAGTGGTCGCCGGAGACGCCGGTGGCTACAGGTGCGAAGTGACATCCAAAGACAAATGTGACAGCTCCAGCTTTGAGATCGCCGTGGAGG CCTCCCAGCAAGACCAGCATGCGGACATTTTGTCTACCTTCAAGAGAGC GGATGCCGGCGAAGATGACGGTGATCTGGATTTCAGTGCTCTTCTCAAAGCTGCCAAAAA GAAGAGACCTgaaaaggtggaggaggaggtcgACGTATGGGAATTGCTGAAGAGCGCCCACCCGAGCGAATATGAGAAAATCGCTTTCAAGTACGGCATTACCGACCTGAGGGGCATGCTGAAACGTCTGAAAAAGATGAGGGTGGAGCCCAAGCACAGCGAGG CTTTCCTGACCAAAATGGAATCTTGCTACACCGTGGACAAAGGCAAAAGAATCGTCCTCAAGTGTGAGGTGATGGATTCCAACGTGCAGGTCAAATGGTTGAAGAACGGCCAAGAGATCAAACCCTCTGCCAA GTACTTGATGGAGACAAATGGAAACATCAGAACGCTCACCATCAACAAGACCACCCTGGCTGATGACGCTGCGTACGAGTGTGTGGTGGGCGAAGACAAGAGTTTCACGGAGGTTTTCGTCAAAG AACCACCTGTGACCATCACCAAGCTTATGGATGACTACCAcgtggtggtgggggagagagTGGAGTTTGAGATTGAGGTGTCAGAGGAGGGCGCCCATGTCATGTG GTTCTATGGGGATGAGGAGATTGTAAAGGACACGGCATCCACAAAGTATCGCTTTAAGAAAGACGGGAAGAAGCACACGTTCATCATCCAGGAAGCGACGTTGGAGGACATCGGAATGTACCATGCTTGGACAAACGGGGGCCATACCAAAGGAGAGCTGGAGGTGGAAG AAAAAAAGCTGGAAGTGTTGCAGGACATTGCTGATCTGACGGTGAAGGCGACCGAGCAGGCTTTGTTCAAGTGTGAGGTGTCCGATGAAAAGGTCACGGGCAAGTGGTACAAGGATGGAGTGGAAGTGATGCCCAGCGAACGCATCAAAATGACACACGTCGGAAG GTTTCATCGTCTGATCATTGACGACGTGAAGCCGGGGGATGCCGGGGACTACACTTTCGTTCCTGATGGATACGCTCTGTCACTTTCGGCCAAACTCAACTTCCTGG AAATCAAGATCGACTATGTGCCCAGGCAGG ATCCACCAAAGATCCACCTGGACACCACCGGAAACATGGTGTCCAATAACAACATCATTTTGGTGGCTGGCAACAAGCTGAGACTGGACGTGGATATCACTGGAGAACCAGCACCCACGGTGGTCTGGTCCAAAGGCGACCAG CCAATCACAGAGAATTCTGGACGAGTCAGAGTGGAGAGCAGGAAGGACTCGAGTTGCTTCGTCATTGAGGGCGCAGAGAGGGAGGACGAGGGCAACTACACCATCGTGGTTACCAACCCGGCCGGGCAAGACAAGGCTGTGCTGAATATCAAGATAATAG ATGTACCCGATGCTCCCGAGCACGTCAAGTGCACAACAGTGGGAGAAGACTGCGCCACCATCATCTGGGAGGCTCCCAAATTTGATGGCGGTGCAGCACTCAAGG GCTATCTGATGGAGAGAAAGAAGCAAGGTTCTTCCAGATGGACAAAGCTTAACTTTGACGTGTACGAATCAACCACGTACGAGGCCAAGAAGATGATTGAAGGCGTCCTGTACGAGATGAGGGTGTTTGCCGTCAACAGTATCGGCATGTCCCAGCCGAGTCTCACTTCCAAGCCCTTCATGCCTATCG CCCCGACGAGCGAGCCGACCCGTCTGACGGTGAACGACGTGACGGACACCACGTGCTCCCTGAAGTGGCTGGCCCCGGAGAGAATCGGAGCCGGGGGCCTGGATGGCTATGTTATTGAATACTGCAAAGATGGAG ATACTGAGTGGGTGGTAGCCAACACAGACCTGTGTGAAAAACAGAGCTACGTGGTCCGTGGCCTACCTGTTGGGGAGAAGATTAACTTTAGGGTGGTGGCAGTGAACATTGCAGGGCGCAGTGCTCCCGCCGTCATGTCAGAGCCCGTCACGATCCGTGAGATCATGG AGCGTCCTAAAATCCGCCTACCTCGGCACCTGAGGACAAAGTACATCCGTAAAGTGGGAGAAAAGATCAACCTGACCATCCCCTTCCAG GGCAAACCACGTCCCGTCGCAAACTGGTTTAAGGACGGGCAACCCGTTGACCCAAAAATCATCAATGTACGTACCTCCAACGTGGACACCATCCTCTTCATCCGTTCGGCGGAGCGAGAGCACTCCGGAACATACGAGCTGGTTCTGAAGATCGAGAACATGGAGGACAGGGCCAGTTTCCAACTCAGAGTTGTTG AAAAGCCGGGGCCACCTTTAAATGTGCGGGTGTCCGACGTGTGGGGATTCAACGCCGCTCTGGAGTGGGACCCCCCCACCGATGACGGTAACTGTGAGATCACCGGATACACCATCCAGAAGGCCGACATGAAGACTAAG GAATGGTTCACTATTTACGAGCACAACAAACGGACCCACTGCACGGCGTCCGACCTCATCATGGGCAACGAGTACATGTTCTGCGTCTACAGCGAAAACTTGTGCGGCCTGAGCGAGGAACCTCGTCAAAGCAAGAACACGGCCACCATCGCCAAGACAGGTGGGAACCTTACTGTACTTGAAATAGTTTCCGTTATAATTCTTCTTTCGCCACGTATCGTAGCTCTGCAGGTGAACCTAAACCCCTACCAGGAGATGGATATGTCCTGCGTGCCTAAGTTCACTCAGCCGCTCGTGGACAGAACTGTGGTGGCCGGGTATAGCACTGCCATCAGCTGTGCCGTCAGAGGCTTCCCTAAG CCCAAGATCGTATGGATGAAGAACAAGATGATCCTTGGTGAAGACCCCAAGTACTTGATGCAGAACAACCAAGGCGTGGTCACCCTCAACATTCGCAAGCCGAGCCCCTTTGACGGAGGCAAATACACCTGTGTGGCCATCAACGAGCTGGGCAAAGACGAAGTGGAGTGCAAGCTGGACATTCGAG TTGCCGTGGATCCGCACCaggattaa
- the mybpc2b gene encoding myosin binding protein Cb isoform X1, with protein MPSKTVPAAKADVPANVKAVGGEVTELTGLFVEKPPDHVTAIAGKDLILTAKVDSSSLVKKPVMKWLKGKWMDLSSKAGKHMQFKETYDRETKIYTYEMMVNKVVAGDAGGYRCEVTSKDKCDSSSFEIAVEASQQDQHADILSTFKRADAGEDDGDLDFSALLKAAKKKRPEKVEEEVDVWELLKSAHPSEYEKIAFKYGITDLRGMLKRLKKMRVEPKHSEAFLTKMESCYTVDKGKRIVLKCEVMDSNVQVKWLKNGQEIKPSAKYLMETNGNIRTLTINKTTLADDAAYECVVGEDKSFTEVFVKEPPVTITKLMDDYHVVVGERVEFEIEVSEEGAHVMWFYGDEEIVKDTASTKYRFKKDGKKHTFIIQEATLEDIGMYHAWTNGGHTKGELEVEEKKLEVLQDIADLTVKATEQALFKCEVSDEKVTGKWYKDGVEVMPSERIKMTHVGRFHRLIIDDVKPGDAGDYTFVPDGYALSLSAKLNFLEIKIDYVPRQDPPKIHLDTTGNMVSNNNIILVAGNKLRLDVDITGEPAPTVVWSKGDQPITENSGRVRVESRKDSSCFVIEGAEREDEGNYTIVVTNPAGQDKAVLNIKIIDVPDAPEHVKCTTVGEDCATIIWEAPKFDGGAALKGYLMERKKQGSSRWTKLNFDVYESTTYEAKKMIEGVLYEMRVFAVNSIGMSQPSLTSKPFMPIAPTSEPTRLTVNDVTDTTCSLKWLAPERIGAGGLDGYVIEYCKDGDTEWVVANTDLCEKQSYVVRGLPVGEKINFRVVAVNIAGRSAPAVMSEPVTIREIMERPKIRLPRHLRTKYIRKVGEKINLTIPFQGKPRPVANWFKDGQPVDPKIINVRTSNVDTILFIRSAEREHSGTYELVLKIENMEDRASFQLRVVEKPGPPLNVRVSDVWGFNAALEWDPPTDDGNCEITGYTIQKADMKTKEWFTIYEHNKRTHCTASDLIMGNEYMFCVYSENLCGLSEEPRQSKNTATIAKTGGNLTVLEIVSVIILLSPRIVALQVNLNPYQEMDMSCVPKFTQPLVDRTVVAGYSTAISCAVRGFPKPKIVWMKNKMILGEDPKYLMQNNQGVVTLNIRKPSPFDGGKYTCVAINELGKDEVECKLDIRVAVDPHQD; from the exons ATGCCTTCTAAGACGGTCCCTGCAG CGAAAGCGGATGTGCCCG CTAACGTGAAGGCTGTAGGGGGCG AGGTGACAGAGCTCACTGGGCTCTTCGTGGAGAAGCCGCCAGATCATGTGACCGCTATTGCAG GAAAGGATTTGATCCTCACTGCCAAGGTTGACTCGAGCTCCTTGGTAAAGAAACCCGTGATGAAATGGCTGAAGGGGAAGTGGATGGATTTGAGCAGCAAGGCTGGGAAACACATGCAGTTCAAAGAAACATACGACAGGGAGACAAAG ATCTACACTTATGAAATGATGGTCAACAAAGTGGTCGCCGGAGACGCCGGTGGCTACAGGTGCGAAGTGACATCCAAAGACAAATGTGACAGCTCCAGCTTTGAGATCGCCGTGGAGG CCTCCCAGCAAGACCAGCATGCGGACATTTTGTCTACCTTCAAGAGAGC GGATGCCGGCGAAGATGACGGTGATCTGGATTTCAGTGCTCTTCTCAAAGCTGCCAAAAA GAAGAGACCTgaaaaggtggaggaggaggtcgACGTATGGGAATTGCTGAAGAGCGCCCACCCGAGCGAATATGAGAAAATCGCTTTCAAGTACGGCATTACCGACCTGAGGGGCATGCTGAAACGTCTGAAAAAGATGAGGGTGGAGCCCAAGCACAGCGAGG CTTTCCTGACCAAAATGGAATCTTGCTACACCGTGGACAAAGGCAAAAGAATCGTCCTCAAGTGTGAGGTGATGGATTCCAACGTGCAGGTCAAATGGTTGAAGAACGGCCAAGAGATCAAACCCTCTGCCAA GTACTTGATGGAGACAAATGGAAACATCAGAACGCTCACCATCAACAAGACCACCCTGGCTGATGACGCTGCGTACGAGTGTGTGGTGGGCGAAGACAAGAGTTTCACGGAGGTTTTCGTCAAAG AACCACCTGTGACCATCACCAAGCTTATGGATGACTACCAcgtggtggtgggggagagagTGGAGTTTGAGATTGAGGTGTCAGAGGAGGGCGCCCATGTCATGTG GTTCTATGGGGATGAGGAGATTGTAAAGGACACGGCATCCACAAAGTATCGCTTTAAGAAAGACGGGAAGAAGCACACGTTCATCATCCAGGAAGCGACGTTGGAGGACATCGGAATGTACCATGCTTGGACAAACGGGGGCCATACCAAAGGAGAGCTGGAGGTGGAAG AAAAAAAGCTGGAAGTGTTGCAGGACATTGCTGATCTGACGGTGAAGGCGACCGAGCAGGCTTTGTTCAAGTGTGAGGTGTCCGATGAAAAGGTCACGGGCAAGTGGTACAAGGATGGAGTGGAAGTGATGCCCAGCGAACGCATCAAAATGACACACGTCGGAAG GTTTCATCGTCTGATCATTGACGACGTGAAGCCGGGGGATGCCGGGGACTACACTTTCGTTCCTGATGGATACGCTCTGTCACTTTCGGCCAAACTCAACTTCCTGG AAATCAAGATCGACTATGTGCCCAGGCAGG ATCCACCAAAGATCCACCTGGACACCACCGGAAACATGGTGTCCAATAACAACATCATTTTGGTGGCTGGCAACAAGCTGAGACTGGACGTGGATATCACTGGAGAACCAGCACCCACGGTGGTCTGGTCCAAAGGCGACCAG CCAATCACAGAGAATTCTGGACGAGTCAGAGTGGAGAGCAGGAAGGACTCGAGTTGCTTCGTCATTGAGGGCGCAGAGAGGGAGGACGAGGGCAACTACACCATCGTGGTTACCAACCCGGCCGGGCAAGACAAGGCTGTGCTGAATATCAAGATAATAG ATGTACCCGATGCTCCCGAGCACGTCAAGTGCACAACAGTGGGAGAAGACTGCGCCACCATCATCTGGGAGGCTCCCAAATTTGATGGCGGTGCAGCACTCAAGG GCTATCTGATGGAGAGAAAGAAGCAAGGTTCTTCCAGATGGACAAAGCTTAACTTTGACGTGTACGAATCAACCACGTACGAGGCCAAGAAGATGATTGAAGGCGTCCTGTACGAGATGAGGGTGTTTGCCGTCAACAGTATCGGCATGTCCCAGCCGAGTCTCACTTCCAAGCCCTTCATGCCTATCG CCCCGACGAGCGAGCCGACCCGTCTGACGGTGAACGACGTGACGGACACCACGTGCTCCCTGAAGTGGCTGGCCCCGGAGAGAATCGGAGCCGGGGGCCTGGATGGCTATGTTATTGAATACTGCAAAGATGGAG ATACTGAGTGGGTGGTAGCCAACACAGACCTGTGTGAAAAACAGAGCTACGTGGTCCGTGGCCTACCTGTTGGGGAGAAGATTAACTTTAGGGTGGTGGCAGTGAACATTGCAGGGCGCAGTGCTCCCGCCGTCATGTCAGAGCCCGTCACGATCCGTGAGATCATGG AGCGTCCTAAAATCCGCCTACCTCGGCACCTGAGGACAAAGTACATCCGTAAAGTGGGAGAAAAGATCAACCTGACCATCCCCTTCCAG GGCAAACCACGTCCCGTCGCAAACTGGTTTAAGGACGGGCAACCCGTTGACCCAAAAATCATCAATGTACGTACCTCCAACGTGGACACCATCCTCTTCATCCGTTCGGCGGAGCGAGAGCACTCCGGAACATACGAGCTGGTTCTGAAGATCGAGAACATGGAGGACAGGGCCAGTTTCCAACTCAGAGTTGTTG AAAAGCCGGGGCCACCTTTAAATGTGCGGGTGTCCGACGTGTGGGGATTCAACGCCGCTCTGGAGTGGGACCCCCCCACCGATGACGGTAACTGTGAGATCACCGGATACACCATCCAGAAGGCCGACATGAAGACTAAG GAATGGTTCACTATTTACGAGCACAACAAACGGACCCACTGCACGGCGTCCGACCTCATCATGGGCAACGAGTACATGTTCTGCGTCTACAGCGAAAACTTGTGCGGCCTGAGCGAGGAACCTCGTCAAAGCAAGAACACGGCCACCATCGCCAAGACAGGTGGGAACCTTACTGTACTTGAAATAGTTTCCGTTATAATTCTTCTTTCGCCACGTATCGTAGCTCTGCAGGTGAACCTAAACCCCTACCAGGAGATGGATATGTCCTGCGTGCCTAAGTTCACTCAGCCGCTCGTGGACAGAACTGTGGTGGCCGGGTATAGCACTGCCATCAGCTGTGCCGTCAGAGGCTTCCCTAAG CCCAAGATCGTATGGATGAAGAACAAGATGATCCTTGGTGAAGACCCCAAGTACTTGATGCAGAACAACCAAGGCGTGGTCACCCTCAACATTCGCAAGCCGAGCCCCTTTGACGGAGGCAAATACACCTGTGTGGCCATCAACGAGCTGGGCAAAGACGAAGTGGAGTGCAAGCTGGACATTCGAG TTGCCGTGGATCCGCACCaggattaa
- the mybpc2b gene encoding myosin binding protein Cb isoform X3 has translation MPSKTVPAAKADVPANVKAVGGEVTELTGLFVEKPPDHVTAIAGKDLILTAKVDSSSLVKKPVMKWLKGKWMDLSSKAGKHMQFKETYDRETKIYTYEMMVNKVVAGDAGGYRCEVTSKDKCDSSSFEIAVEASQQDQHADILSTFKRADAGEDDGDLDFSALLKAAKKKRPEKVEEEVDVWELLKSAHPSEYEKIAFKYGITDLRGMLKRLKKMRVEPKHSEAFLTKMESCYTVDKGKRIVLKCEVMDSNVQVKWLKNGQEIKPSAKYLMETNGNIRTLTINKTTLADDAAYECVVGEDKSFTEVFVKEPPVTITKLMDDYHVVVGERVEFEIEVSEEGAHVMWFYGDEEIVKDTASTKYRFKKDGKKHTFIIQEATLEDIGMYHAWTNGGHTKGELEVEEKKLEVLQDIADLTVKATEQALFKCEVSDEKVTGKWYKDGVEVMPSERIKMTHVGRFHRLIIDDVKPGDAGDYTFVPDGYALSLSAKLNFLEIKIDYVPRQDPPKIHLDTTGNMVSNNNIILVAGNKLRLDVDITGEPAPTVVWSKGDQPITENSGRVRVESRKDSSCFVIEGAEREDEGNYTIVVTNPAGQDKAVLNIKIIDVPDAPEHVKCTTVGEDCATIIWEAPKFDGGAALKGYLMERKKQGSSRWTKLNFDVYESTTYEAKKMIEGVLYEMRVFAVNSIGMSQPSLTSKPFMPIAPTSEPTRLTVNDVTDTTCSLKWLAPERIGAGGLDGYVIEYCKDGDTEWVVANTDLCEKQSYVVRGLPVGEKINFRVVAVNIAGRSAPAVMSEPVTIREIMERPKIRLPRHLRTKYIRKVGEKINLTIPFQGKPRPVANWFKDGQPVDPKIINVRTSNVDTILFIRSAEREHSGTYELVLKIENMEDRASFQLRVVEKPGPPLNVRVSDVWGFNAALEWDPPTDDGNCEITGYTIQKADMKTKEWFTIYEHNKRTHCTASDLIMGNEYMFCVYSENLCGLSEEPRQSKNTATIAKTALQVNLNPYQEMDMSCVPKFTQPLVDRTVVAGYSTAISCAVRGFPKPKIVWMKNKMILGEDPKYLMQNNQGVVTLNIRKPSPFDGGKYTCVAINELGKDEVECKLDIRVAVDPHQD, from the exons ATGCCTTCTAAGACGGTCCCTGCAG CGAAAGCGGATGTGCCCG CTAACGTGAAGGCTGTAGGGGGCG AGGTGACAGAGCTCACTGGGCTCTTCGTGGAGAAGCCGCCAGATCATGTGACCGCTATTGCAG GAAAGGATTTGATCCTCACTGCCAAGGTTGACTCGAGCTCCTTGGTAAAGAAACCCGTGATGAAATGGCTGAAGGGGAAGTGGATGGATTTGAGCAGCAAGGCTGGGAAACACATGCAGTTCAAAGAAACATACGACAGGGAGACAAAG ATCTACACTTATGAAATGATGGTCAACAAAGTGGTCGCCGGAGACGCCGGTGGCTACAGGTGCGAAGTGACATCCAAAGACAAATGTGACAGCTCCAGCTTTGAGATCGCCGTGGAGG CCTCCCAGCAAGACCAGCATGCGGACATTTTGTCTACCTTCAAGAGAGC GGATGCCGGCGAAGATGACGGTGATCTGGATTTCAGTGCTCTTCTCAAAGCTGCCAAAAA GAAGAGACCTgaaaaggtggaggaggaggtcgACGTATGGGAATTGCTGAAGAGCGCCCACCCGAGCGAATATGAGAAAATCGCTTTCAAGTACGGCATTACCGACCTGAGGGGCATGCTGAAACGTCTGAAAAAGATGAGGGTGGAGCCCAAGCACAGCGAGG CTTTCCTGACCAAAATGGAATCTTGCTACACCGTGGACAAAGGCAAAAGAATCGTCCTCAAGTGTGAGGTGATGGATTCCAACGTGCAGGTCAAATGGTTGAAGAACGGCCAAGAGATCAAACCCTCTGCCAA GTACTTGATGGAGACAAATGGAAACATCAGAACGCTCACCATCAACAAGACCACCCTGGCTGATGACGCTGCGTACGAGTGTGTGGTGGGCGAAGACAAGAGTTTCACGGAGGTTTTCGTCAAAG AACCACCTGTGACCATCACCAAGCTTATGGATGACTACCAcgtggtggtgggggagagagTGGAGTTTGAGATTGAGGTGTCAGAGGAGGGCGCCCATGTCATGTG GTTCTATGGGGATGAGGAGATTGTAAAGGACACGGCATCCACAAAGTATCGCTTTAAGAAAGACGGGAAGAAGCACACGTTCATCATCCAGGAAGCGACGTTGGAGGACATCGGAATGTACCATGCTTGGACAAACGGGGGCCATACCAAAGGAGAGCTGGAGGTGGAAG AAAAAAAGCTGGAAGTGTTGCAGGACATTGCTGATCTGACGGTGAAGGCGACCGAGCAGGCTTTGTTCAAGTGTGAGGTGTCCGATGAAAAGGTCACGGGCAAGTGGTACAAGGATGGAGTGGAAGTGATGCCCAGCGAACGCATCAAAATGACACACGTCGGAAG GTTTCATCGTCTGATCATTGACGACGTGAAGCCGGGGGATGCCGGGGACTACACTTTCGTTCCTGATGGATACGCTCTGTCACTTTCGGCCAAACTCAACTTCCTGG AAATCAAGATCGACTATGTGCCCAGGCAGG ATCCACCAAAGATCCACCTGGACACCACCGGAAACATGGTGTCCAATAACAACATCATTTTGGTGGCTGGCAACAAGCTGAGACTGGACGTGGATATCACTGGAGAACCAGCACCCACGGTGGTCTGGTCCAAAGGCGACCAG CCAATCACAGAGAATTCTGGACGAGTCAGAGTGGAGAGCAGGAAGGACTCGAGTTGCTTCGTCATTGAGGGCGCAGAGAGGGAGGACGAGGGCAACTACACCATCGTGGTTACCAACCCGGCCGGGCAAGACAAGGCTGTGCTGAATATCAAGATAATAG ATGTACCCGATGCTCCCGAGCACGTCAAGTGCACAACAGTGGGAGAAGACTGCGCCACCATCATCTGGGAGGCTCCCAAATTTGATGGCGGTGCAGCACTCAAGG GCTATCTGATGGAGAGAAAGAAGCAAGGTTCTTCCAGATGGACAAAGCTTAACTTTGACGTGTACGAATCAACCACGTACGAGGCCAAGAAGATGATTGAAGGCGTCCTGTACGAGATGAGGGTGTTTGCCGTCAACAGTATCGGCATGTCCCAGCCGAGTCTCACTTCCAAGCCCTTCATGCCTATCG CCCCGACGAGCGAGCCGACCCGTCTGACGGTGAACGACGTGACGGACACCACGTGCTCCCTGAAGTGGCTGGCCCCGGAGAGAATCGGAGCCGGGGGCCTGGATGGCTATGTTATTGAATACTGCAAAGATGGAG ATACTGAGTGGGTGGTAGCCAACACAGACCTGTGTGAAAAACAGAGCTACGTGGTCCGTGGCCTACCTGTTGGGGAGAAGATTAACTTTAGGGTGGTGGCAGTGAACATTGCAGGGCGCAGTGCTCCCGCCGTCATGTCAGAGCCCGTCACGATCCGTGAGATCATGG AGCGTCCTAAAATCCGCCTACCTCGGCACCTGAGGACAAAGTACATCCGTAAAGTGGGAGAAAAGATCAACCTGACCATCCCCTTCCAG GGCAAACCACGTCCCGTCGCAAACTGGTTTAAGGACGGGCAACCCGTTGACCCAAAAATCATCAATGTACGTACCTCCAACGTGGACACCATCCTCTTCATCCGTTCGGCGGAGCGAGAGCACTCCGGAACATACGAGCTGGTTCTGAAGATCGAGAACATGGAGGACAGGGCCAGTTTCCAACTCAGAGTTGTTG AAAAGCCGGGGCCACCTTTAAATGTGCGGGTGTCCGACGTGTGGGGATTCAACGCCGCTCTGGAGTGGGACCCCCCCACCGATGACGGTAACTGTGAGATCACCGGATACACCATCCAGAAGGCCGACATGAAGACTAAG GAATGGTTCACTATTTACGAGCACAACAAACGGACCCACTGCACGGCGTCCGACCTCATCATGGGCAACGAGTACATGTTCTGCGTCTACAGCGAAAACTTGTGCGGCCTGAGCGAGGAACCTCGTCAAAGCAAGAACACGGCCACCATCGCCAAGACAG CTCTGCAGGTGAACCTAAACCCCTACCAGGAGATGGATATGTCCTGCGTGCCTAAGTTCACTCAGCCGCTCGTGGACAGAACTGTGGTGGCCGGGTATAGCACTGCCATCAGCTGTGCCGTCAGAGGCTTCCCTAAG CCCAAGATCGTATGGATGAAGAACAAGATGATCCTTGGTGAAGACCCCAAGTACTTGATGCAGAACAACCAAGGCGTGGTCACCCTCAACATTCGCAAGCCGAGCCCCTTTGACGGAGGCAAATACACCTGTGTGGCCATCAACGAGCTGGGCAAAGACGAAGTGGAGTGCAAGCTGGACATTCGAG TTGCCGTGGATCCGCACCaggattaa